In the Planktothrix serta PCC 8927 genome, one interval contains:
- a CDS encoding DUF423 domain-containing protein → MSKLFLVIASIFGGLSVMAGAFGSHYLKGQLTPPLLEIFTTATRYQMYHALALLFVGILFNRSETPQPWLIAAGWAFITGIGLFSGSLYALSLTGMGWLGMITPIGGIALICGWACLTIASLKS, encoded by the coding sequence ATGTCTAAATTGTTTTTAGTAATAGCCTCAATTTTCGGTGGATTATCAGTAATGGCTGGGGCGTTTGGTTCCCATTATTTGAAAGGACAATTAACCCCTCCTTTATTAGAAATTTTTACAACGGCTACTCGGTATCAGATGTATCATGCTTTAGCCTTATTATTCGTTGGAATATTATTCAATCGTTCAGAAACCCCTCAACCTTGGCTAATTGCAGCAGGTTGGGCATTCATCACCGGAATAGGATTATTTTCAGGAAGCCTATATGCGTTGAGTCTGACAGGAATGGGATGGCTGGGAATGATTACTCCCATTGGGGGGATCGCTTTAATTTGCGGTTGGGCTTGTTTAACAATTGCATCTTTGAAAAGCTAA
- the map gene encoding type I methionyl aminopeptidase, which produces MGSDTIVLLSRREIEKMRQAGRLAAQLLNHLEPMIKPGVSTLELNDEAERWTQEHGARSAPLGYHGFPKSICTSVNEVICHGIPNAKQILKEGDIINVDVTPILDGYYGDVSRTFFVGTPSPLAQKLVEVTEECLRLAIEAVKPNGRIGDIGAAIQEYAEGHGFSVVRDFVGHGVNTVFHTAPQIPHYGERGKGKRLRPGMVFTIEPMINEGTWEAKVLDDGWTAITRDKKLSAQFEHTVAVTETGVDILTLGD; this is translated from the coding sequence ATGGGAAGTGACACAATTGTTCTTTTATCCCGCCGAGAAATAGAAAAAATGCGTCAAGCAGGACGTCTGGCGGCACAACTATTAAATCATCTTGAACCGATGATTAAACCAGGGGTGAGTACCCTCGAACTCAACGATGAAGCGGAACGCTGGACACAGGAACACGGCGCTCGTAGTGCTCCCCTGGGTTATCATGGATTTCCAAAATCCATCTGTACCAGCGTTAATGAAGTCATCTGTCACGGTATCCCTAACGCCAAACAGATTCTCAAGGAGGGGGATATTATCAATGTGGATGTCACCCCTATCCTCGATGGTTATTATGGTGACGTCTCTCGCACTTTTTTTGTCGGTACACCCTCCCCCCTGGCTCAAAAATTAGTCGAAGTCACAGAAGAATGTTTAAGACTCGCCATTGAAGCCGTTAAACCCAATGGACGCATTGGCGATATTGGGGCGGCGATTCAAGAATATGCTGAAGGTCATGGATTTTCTGTAGTCCGCGATTTCGTCGGTCATGGGGTAAATACGGTATTTCACACAGCGCCTCAAATTCCCCACTACGGAGAACGGGGAAAAGGAAAACGTCTACGTCCAGGGATGGTGTTTACCATTGAACCGATGATTAATGAAGGCACCTGGGAAGCTAAAGTATTAGACGATGGTTGGACAGCCATCACTCGTGATAAAAAACTATCCGCTCAGTTTGAACACACCGTTGCGGTGACAGAAACAGGTGTAGATATTCTGACCCTAGGAGATTAA